One genomic window of Motacilla alba alba isolate MOTALB_02 chromosome 3, Motacilla_alba_V1.0_pri, whole genome shotgun sequence includes the following:
- the SLC22A16 gene encoding solute carrier family 22 member 16 isoform X2, whose amino-acid sequence MALSSERLFDSLGHFGRFQACVYFASVFQAMSCGIHYLASVFMAVTPNFVCGFPGNVSSVLFHNSSASSIEDIWTLWTSTENYIVVQLENGEIWELDQCSRSRREVSLDLAYEYKGNKSVFPCSDGFLYDDTKWKSTVVTQWDLVCDREWLAKLIQPTFMLGVLIGAVIFGDIADRLGRRRVIWFTSAGQFVFGIAVAFTFDYYSFVIVRFLLAMVSSGYLVVAFVYVTEFVGIKARTWASMHVHAFFAMGIMIVALVGFLVRTWWVYQIFLSIATLPFVLCCWMLPETPFWLLSEEKYEDAQKVIDTMARWNKVSTPCKVSELCSVQQDDLASGRTGDDDTSSAKKHNILDLFCNWQIARRTITVWLIWFTGSLGYYVFSLSSVSLGGNEYLNLFLIGAVELPCYIIACVAMDKLGRRNTLIPFLILSALICVLIMFIPQDFNILIILANMAGKFSIGVAFGLIYLYTAELYPTIVRSLAVGSGSMMCRVGSVVAPFCVYLRSVWIFMPLACLELEHSVPSLRSSKCFGMEVKSNGLHFCLLESWLF is encoded by the exons ATTTCAAGcatgtgtttattttgcatCTGTCTTTCAAGCTATGTCATGTGGCATCCATTACTTAGCATCTGTGTTCATGGCTGTTACTCCTAACTTTGTATGTGGGTTCCCTGGAAATGTGAGTAGTGTTCTTTTCCACAACTCCTCTGCATCAAGTATAGAGGACATCTGGACACTATGGACATCAACAGAAAACTACATTGTAGTCCAgctggaaaatggagaaatttgGGAACTTGATCAATGCAGCAGGTCCAGAAGAGAAGTCAGTTTGGATCTGGCATACGAATACAAAGGCAACAAGTCTGTATTTCCTTGTTCTGATGGATTTCTCTATGATGATACAAAGTGGAAGAGCACTGTTGTTACGCAGTGGGATCTGGTCTGTGACCGAGAATGGCTTGCAAAATTAATCCAGCCTACATTCATGCTTGGAGTCTTGATTGGAGCAGTGATTTTTGGTGACATTGCTGACAG ACTGGGAAGACGGCGTGTTATATGGTTCACAAGTGCCGGTCAGTTTGTATTTGGCATTGCAGTGGCCTTCACATTTGACTACTACAGTTTCGTGATTGTGCGCTTTCTCCTCGCTATG gttTCCAGTGGCTATctggttgtggcttttgtttatGTGACTGAATTTGTTGGCATTAAAGCACGAACCTGGGCTTCTATGCATGTCCATGCTTTTTTTGCTATGGGAATTATGATTGTGGCACTCGTGGGATTTTTGGTTCGGACCTGGTGGGTCTATCAGATATTTCTCTCCATAGCAACTCTTCCCTTTGTCTTGTGCTGCTGGATGCTCCCAGAAACACCTTTTTGGCTGCTGtcagaggaaaaatatgaagATGCACAAAAAGTGATTGATACAATGGCAAGATGGAATAAAGTCAGCACTCCCTGCAAAGTTTCTGAACTGTGCTCAGTCCAACAAGACGATCTAGCCAGTGGCAGAACGGGTGATGATGATACATCCTCAGCAAAGAAGCACAACATCTTAGACCTGTTTTGTAACTGGCAAATTGCAAGAAGGACCATCACAGTCTGGCTGATCTGGTTCACTGGGAGCTTGGGGTACTACGTCTTCTCCCTCAGTTCTGTCAGTCTAGGAGGCAATGAATATTTAAATCTCTTTCTCATAG GTGCTGTGGAGTTGCCTTGCTATATCATTGCTTGCGTTGCGATGGACAAACTGGGAAGGAGAAACACACTCATTCCGTTCCTTATTTTAAGTGCACTGATCTGTGTTTTAATTATGTTCATACCTCAG GATTTCAATATATTAATTATCTTAGCAAATATGGCTGGAAAATTTTCCATAGGTGTGGCATTTGGCCTTATATATCTCTACACAGCAGAACTGTACCCAACAATAGTAAG ATCACTTGCTGTTGGAAGTGGAAGCATGATGTGCCGTGTAGGAAGTGTGGTTGCTCCTTTCTGTGTATATCTGAGAAGTGTGTGGATTTTCATGCCACTG GCTTGTCTTGAGTTGGAGCATAGCGTGCCAAGTCTCAGGTCAAGTAAGTGTTTTGGAATGGAAGTGAAATCAAATGGATTACATTT TTGCTTGTTGGAATCATGGCTCTTCTGA
- the SLC22A16 gene encoding solute carrier family 22 member 16 isoform X1 gives MALSSERLFDSLGHFGRFQACVYFASVFQAMSCGIHYLASVFMAVTPNFVCGFPGNVSSVLFHNSSASSIEDIWTLWTSTENYIVVQLENGEIWELDQCSRSRREVSLDLAYEYKGNKSVFPCSDGFLYDDTKWKSTVVTQWDLVCDREWLAKLIQPTFMLGVLIGAVIFGDIADRLGRRRVIWFTSAGQFVFGIAVAFTFDYYSFVIVRFLLAMVSSGYLVVAFVYVTEFVGIKARTWASMHVHAFFAMGIMIVALVGFLVRTWWVYQIFLSIATLPFVLCCWMLPETPFWLLSEEKYEDAQKVIDTMARWNKVSTPCKVSELCSVQQDDLASGRTGDDDTSSAKKHNILDLFCNWQIARRTITVWLIWFTGSLGYYVFSLSSVSLGGNEYLNLFLIGAVELPCYIIACVAMDKLGRRNTLIPFLILSALICVLIMFIPQDFNILIILANMAGKFSIGVAFGLIYLYTAELYPTIVRSLAVGSGSMMCRVGSVVAPFCVYLRSVWIFMPLLLVGIMALLSGILTIMLPETLGKPLTNTLMEATEMGRNKKSCSEKTPPAHSGAALEKIEMFGQERVSTDK, from the exons ATTTCAAGcatgtgtttattttgcatCTGTCTTTCAAGCTATGTCATGTGGCATCCATTACTTAGCATCTGTGTTCATGGCTGTTACTCCTAACTTTGTATGTGGGTTCCCTGGAAATGTGAGTAGTGTTCTTTTCCACAACTCCTCTGCATCAAGTATAGAGGACATCTGGACACTATGGACATCAACAGAAAACTACATTGTAGTCCAgctggaaaatggagaaatttgGGAACTTGATCAATGCAGCAGGTCCAGAAGAGAAGTCAGTTTGGATCTGGCATACGAATACAAAGGCAACAAGTCTGTATTTCCTTGTTCTGATGGATTTCTCTATGATGATACAAAGTGGAAGAGCACTGTTGTTACGCAGTGGGATCTGGTCTGTGACCGAGAATGGCTTGCAAAATTAATCCAGCCTACATTCATGCTTGGAGTCTTGATTGGAGCAGTGATTTTTGGTGACATTGCTGACAG ACTGGGAAGACGGCGTGTTATATGGTTCACAAGTGCCGGTCAGTTTGTATTTGGCATTGCAGTGGCCTTCACATTTGACTACTACAGTTTCGTGATTGTGCGCTTTCTCCTCGCTATG gttTCCAGTGGCTATctggttgtggcttttgtttatGTGACTGAATTTGTTGGCATTAAAGCACGAACCTGGGCTTCTATGCATGTCCATGCTTTTTTTGCTATGGGAATTATGATTGTGGCACTCGTGGGATTTTTGGTTCGGACCTGGTGGGTCTATCAGATATTTCTCTCCATAGCAACTCTTCCCTTTGTCTTGTGCTGCTGGATGCTCCCAGAAACACCTTTTTGGCTGCTGtcagaggaaaaatatgaagATGCACAAAAAGTGATTGATACAATGGCAAGATGGAATAAAGTCAGCACTCCCTGCAAAGTTTCTGAACTGTGCTCAGTCCAACAAGACGATCTAGCCAGTGGCAGAACGGGTGATGATGATACATCCTCAGCAAAGAAGCACAACATCTTAGACCTGTTTTGTAACTGGCAAATTGCAAGAAGGACCATCACAGTCTGGCTGATCTGGTTCACTGGGAGCTTGGGGTACTACGTCTTCTCCCTCAGTTCTGTCAGTCTAGGAGGCAATGAATATTTAAATCTCTTTCTCATAG GTGCTGTGGAGTTGCCTTGCTATATCATTGCTTGCGTTGCGATGGACAAACTGGGAAGGAGAAACACACTCATTCCGTTCCTTATTTTAAGTGCACTGATCTGTGTTTTAATTATGTTCATACCTCAG GATTTCAATATATTAATTATCTTAGCAAATATGGCTGGAAAATTTTCCATAGGTGTGGCATTTGGCCTTATATATCTCTACACAGCAGAACTGTACCCAACAATAGTAAG ATCACTTGCTGTTGGAAGTGGAAGCATGATGTGCCGTGTAGGAAGTGTGGTTGCTCCTTTCTGTGTATATCTGAGAAGTGTGTGGATTTTCATGCCACTG TTGCTTGTTGGAATCATGGCTCTTCTGAGTGGAATCTTAACCATAATGCTTCCAGAAACACTGGGAAAACCATTGACTAATACTTTGATGGAAGCTACAGAAATgggaagaaacaagaaaagctgTTCAGAAAAGACTCCTCCAGCACATAGTGGTGCAGCATTAGAAAAGATAGAGATGTTTGGTCAAGAAAGAGTCAGCACTGAcaaataa
- the SLC22A16 gene encoding solute carrier family 22 member 16 isoform X3 has translation MALSSERLFDSLGHFGRFQACVYFASVFQAMSCGIHYLASVFMAVTPNFVCGFPGNVSSVLFHNSSASSIEDIWTLWTSTENYIVVQLENGEIWELDQCSRSRREVSLDLAYEYKGNKSVFPCSDGFLYDDTKWKSTVVTQWDLVCDREWLAKLIQPTFMLGVLIGAVIFGDIADRLGRRRVIWFTSAGQFVFGIAVAFTFDYYSFVIVRFLLAMVSSGYLVVAFVYVTEFVGIKARTWASMHVHAFFAMGIMIVALVGFLVRTWWVYQIFLSIATLPFVLCCWMLPETPFWLLSEEKYEDAQKVIDTMARWNKVSTPCKVSELCSVQQDDLASGRTGDDDTSSAKKHNILDLFCNWQIARRTITVWLIWFTGSLGYYVFSLSSVSLGGNEYLNLFLIGFQYINYLSKYGWKIFHRCGIWPYISLHSRTVPNNSKITCCWKWKHDVPCRKCGCSFLCISEKCVDFHATVACWNHGSSEWNLNHNASRNTGKTID, from the exons ATTTCAAGcatgtgtttattttgcatCTGTCTTTCAAGCTATGTCATGTGGCATCCATTACTTAGCATCTGTGTTCATGGCTGTTACTCCTAACTTTGTATGTGGGTTCCCTGGAAATGTGAGTAGTGTTCTTTTCCACAACTCCTCTGCATCAAGTATAGAGGACATCTGGACACTATGGACATCAACAGAAAACTACATTGTAGTCCAgctggaaaatggagaaatttgGGAACTTGATCAATGCAGCAGGTCCAGAAGAGAAGTCAGTTTGGATCTGGCATACGAATACAAAGGCAACAAGTCTGTATTTCCTTGTTCTGATGGATTTCTCTATGATGATACAAAGTGGAAGAGCACTGTTGTTACGCAGTGGGATCTGGTCTGTGACCGAGAATGGCTTGCAAAATTAATCCAGCCTACATTCATGCTTGGAGTCTTGATTGGAGCAGTGATTTTTGGTGACATTGCTGACAG ACTGGGAAGACGGCGTGTTATATGGTTCACAAGTGCCGGTCAGTTTGTATTTGGCATTGCAGTGGCCTTCACATTTGACTACTACAGTTTCGTGATTGTGCGCTTTCTCCTCGCTATG gttTCCAGTGGCTATctggttgtggcttttgtttatGTGACTGAATTTGTTGGCATTAAAGCACGAACCTGGGCTTCTATGCATGTCCATGCTTTTTTTGCTATGGGAATTATGATTGTGGCACTCGTGGGATTTTTGGTTCGGACCTGGTGGGTCTATCAGATATTTCTCTCCATAGCAACTCTTCCCTTTGTCTTGTGCTGCTGGATGCTCCCAGAAACACCTTTTTGGCTGCTGtcagaggaaaaatatgaagATGCACAAAAAGTGATTGATACAATGGCAAGATGGAATAAAGTCAGCACTCCCTGCAAAGTTTCTGAACTGTGCTCAGTCCAACAAGACGATCTAGCCAGTGGCAGAACGGGTGATGATGATACATCCTCAGCAAAGAAGCACAACATCTTAGACCTGTTTTGTAACTGGCAAATTGCAAGAAGGACCATCACAGTCTGGCTGATCTGGTTCACTGGGAGCTTGGGGTACTACGTCTTCTCCCTCAGTTCTGTCAGTCTAGGAGGCAATGAATATTTAAATCTCTTTCTCATAG GATTTCAATATATTAATTATCTTAGCAAATATGGCTGGAAAATTTTCCATAGGTGTGGCATTTGGCCTTATATATCTCTACACAGCAGAACTGTACCCAACAATAGTAAG ATCACTTGCTGTTGGAAGTGGAAGCATGATGTGCCGTGTAGGAAGTGTGGTTGCTCCTTTCTGTGTATATCTGAGAAGTGTGTGGATTTTCATGCCACTG TTGCTTGTTGGAATCATGGCTCTTCTGAGTGGAATCTTAACCATAATGCTTCCAGAAACACTGGGAAAACCATTGACTAA